The following coding sequences lie in one candidate division KSB1 bacterium genomic window:
- a CDS encoding aminotransferase class I/II-fold pyridoxal phosphate-dependent enzyme, giving the protein MSHEIIYNFCFAFLSKKTKVLIPIPTFQEYETAAKLNNCKISYFKTMNLSENIDSFI; this is encoded by the coding sequence CTGAGCCATGAGATAATCTACAATTTTTGTTTTGCATTTTTATCAAAGAAAACTAAAGTCTTGATACCTATTCCAACATTTCAAGAATATGAAACAGCAGCAAAACTCAACAACTGTAAAATTTCATATTTTAAAACAATGAATTTATCTGAAAATATTGATTCATTTATTT